Part of the Aquabacterium sp. NJ1 genome, GGTTGAACACAACATGAGACGCTCCTGACACATGGTGGACCAGGTCATGGTCATGCTCGAACCACTGAGCATGTGGCCCGGCGCGGCCTGGTTCGCGCGCGGGTGATGCTGATGAGGTCTGATTCAGGGGCCGCTCGGCGGTGTCACCAACACCCTTCCGCTCATGCCCGCGATGAGTTCCTGAAAGCGGCCATCCACGACGGCCGACAGCTTGATCGACTGGCTCACCGGGTCGACTCGGGCACCGATGCGCTGTACCTTGGCGGGGTAGGTCTTGCCGGTTTCGTCGATGAGCACCTGAAAGCGCTGCTGGGGCTTGAGCCACACCAGCCACTTGCTGGGCACGATGAACTCGAGCTCCAGCGCGCTGTCATCGATGATGTCCAGCAAGGGCTGGCCCGCTTGCACGAACTGTTGCTCGCGCACCTTCTGCTCGGCCACGCGGCCCGAGAAGGGCGCCGTGATGCTGCACTTCGACAGCATCACCATGTAGGACGCCACCTCGGCGCGCGCCTTGGCCAGCTCGGCCTGAGACACATCCAGCTCGACCTTGCCGACCGCGTTGAGATCGGCCAGGCGCTGATTGGCCTTCCAGGTCTTGTCTGCCGCATCTTGCGCGGCCTGGGCCTTGCTCAGCTGGGTCTGCTGCAAGGCGCAGTCGAAGCCAACGAGCTTGTCGCCAGCCTTGAAGCGGGCGCCTTCCACCACGGGCAGCTGCTTGACCTTGGCCCCGATCTCGGCGGCCAGCGTGGTGTAGCGGCGCGGCATCAACTGGGCCCGGATCTCGCGCTTGTCCAGCGCATTGGCCGACATGGCCGAGGAGGGTGGCACGCTGGCCTTGATGACTTGGCCCCATGCACCGGCGGGTGCTGTCACCACGCATGCCAGGACTACAGGGCCGCACCATGCGGTCAACAGGCGATGGGGGGGGCGACTTGAGAACATGGCGTTGGCCTGTGGCATGGGTGAGGCCCGCGTTCAATGTGCATCCGCACCGGAGGCGTGGAGCTGGTCTGGCTCGGCCGGTGGGGTGAGCGCCGCCGATACCTTGAGGGTCAGCTCGTCCAGCGACAGTTGCCGCCCATCTGGCACTTGTGGTTCCAGGCCCAAGGTGGCCTGCAGGCGACCGGCGGCTGCTTGCATCTGGGCCAGGGCCTGGTAGCGGCGCAACTGGCTCACGATGGCGGCCGTGTTGTTGCTCACCCGGTCCAGCTTGGTCTGGGTTTGCGCTTGTTCACGCAGGGCCACCTGGCTGGCGATCTCCTTGTCCACCTTCCAGATGGCGTCTGCCCGTTCGAATTGCAGTACGGCGTTGCCGTACTGCAGCCTGGCCACATGCAACTGGGTCATCAAAGCCATCTGCGTGGCCATGCGCTGCTGCTCGGCGAGTGCCACACCGGCGTCCGCCAGGCGCATCTGCGAGGGGGCCGCAAACAGGCCCAGCAGGTTGAAGGAGATCTGCGCGCCGGCCTCGTTCCAGTTCTGGTTGATCAGGTAGCTGTCGTTGCTGTTGTTGACGCTGTAGCTGAAGGAGATGCCCGGGAACATCTTGAGCATGGCGCGGCGTGTCTCCAGGCGGGCGATGCGGGCGTTGTAGAGCGACATGCGCAGGTCCGCGTTGTGGACGATGGCTTGTTCTTCCATCTGCTCCACGGGCATGTCCAGCAGGGCGCGGTCGGCATTTTCATCCGGCTCGGTCACCGTGATGGCTTGGCCCAGGGGCAGGTTCACCAGCGAGGCCAGCTCGATCTGCGCGGTCGACAACTCCTGCTCGATGGTTTCCAGCAGGCGCAGGTTCTCCAGCAATTGGCGCTGGTAGCGCAGCGGCTCCTGTGGGTTGCGCACCCGTTCATTGCTGACCTTGCGCGCATCGTTGAGGGCATCTTCGCTATCGGCAATGGTGCTGCGCACGCTGTCACGCAGCTTCTGGGCACCGGCCGTGCGCCAGAAAGCGGTGCGCACGTCCTGGATCAGGGTGTGCATGGCCTTGCGGCGCTGTTCGGTGGCCACCAGCACGCGGTCGGCGTTCTGTCTGCTGGCGTAATAGCTTTGCCCGAAGTCCAGCAGGCTCCATGTGAAGGTCAGGCCCGTGGTGGTGGCCGATCGGTCACTGGAGATGAAGGGGTTGGCCAGCGAGGGCTGCCCGGTCACGGAGTCCGTGCTGCGGGTGATGAGGTCCTTGTTGCGGTCGCGGTAACCCGCAGAGGCCACCAGCTTGGGCAGCATGTCGTACTGGCCGGCATCGAACTGCCCTTGGGCGACCGCCTCGGCCATCATCTGCACGCGCCGGTTCAGGTTGTACTTCAGCGCACGCGCAATGGCTTCGTCCAGCGTCAGCGGGCCTTTCAAGGGCTCGATGCCTTGCTGCATCTGCTGACGGTCCGCGGCGGCCGCTTGCTTGATCTCAGCGGTGGTCAGTGGTTCGGGCTTGAGCGAGGCGCAACCGCCGAGCAGCGCAATGGCGCAGGCAGTGGCCAAGACCCATGACAGGCGTTGAAATGGGGCCAACATGAGGGCGTTCCTCTCTGGCTTGGGCACCCACTCCTACACAGGAGAGGAGGCCACTTTGAGGGCCACGCATACACCCTGATTGCGCGGTATGGAGGCCCTCATCATGGCGTTTTTTGGGTGAGCTCGACACCCTAGGGGAAACACGTAGTTGACACTTTGCGAGTGTGCCAACCGGGTTGAGGCCTCAAGCCGACAGCCGTTCCCAGCGCTCCAGCAGCGTCATCAGTTCTTCGTCGATGACCTCCACGCGTGCATGCATGGCGGCCACGTTGGCGCCTTCCTTGCGGTAGATGTCCGGGTCGGCCAGTTGCTTGTTGAGCTCGGCCTGTTCGGTCTCCAGGGCCTCAATGCGTGCGGGCAGTTCCTCAAGCTCGCGCTGCTCCTTGTAGCTGAGCTTGCGCTTGGGCTGGGCCACCACGGGTGCTGCGGGTGCCACAGGCGCTGCCGTGTCTGCTGCCACGGCCACCGGCGTGCGCGTGTTCGCTTCCGGTGCTTGTTTGCTGGAGGTGGCAATGGTGGCCGCACCCGGCTTGCCGGCCGAGATGGCCTTGGCGCGGCGTGACTGGATCAGCCAGTCTTCCACGCCGCCTTCGTATTCGCGCCAGGCGCCATCGCCCTCGGCCACCAGCGTGCTGGTGACCACGTTGTCCAGGAAGCGCCGGTCATGGCTGACCAGGAACACTGTGCCGGGGTACTCGTCCAGCAGGTCTTCCAGCAGGTCGAGCGTGTCGATGTCCAGGTCGTTGGTGGGCTCGTCGAGCACCAGCACATTGGAGGGCTTGGCGAACAGGCGCGCCAGCAGCAGGCGGTTGCGCTCACCGCCGCTCAAGGTGCGCACGGGCGAATTGGCGCGGGCCGGCGAGAACAGGAAGTCCTGCAGGTAGCCCATCACATGCTTGCGCGAGCCGTTGATCTCGATCCACTCGCTGCCCGGGCTGATGAAGTCGGCCAGGGTGGCGTCCAGGTTGAGGTTGTCGCGCATCTGGTCGAAGTAGGCGACGTTCAGGTTGGCGCCTTGTTTGACGGTGCCGCTGTCAGGCGCCAGCTCGCCCAGGATCATCTTGAGCAGCGTGGTCTTGCCCGCACCATTGGGGCCGACCAGGCCGACCTTGTCACCACGCAGGATGGTGCCCGTGAAGCCCTTGACCACGGCGCGGCCGTTGTAGCTCTTGCTGACGTTGTCGAGCTCGGCCACGATCTTGCCGCTGCGGTCGCCTTGCGAGACTTCCATCCTGGCGCGGCCCACCACATCTCGGCGGGATGCGCGGGCACTGCGCAGGTCTTCCAGGCGCTTGATGCGGGCCACCGAGCGCGTGCGGCGGGCTTCCACACCCTTGCGGATCCAGACTTCCTCTTGCGCCAGCAGCTTGTCGAAGCGTGCGTTGGCCAGGGCCTCGTCGGCCAGTTGCTGCTCTTTGAGTGTGACGTAGGCCGCGAAGTTGCCGGGATACGAGCGCAGGATGCCGCGGTCCAGCTCCACGATGCGGGTGCAGACGTTGTCCAGGAAGGCTCGGTCGTGCGAGATCAGCACGATGCTGCCTTTGAAGGCCACCAGCAGTTCTTCCAGCCAGGTGATGGCGTCCAGGTCCAGGTGGTTGGTGGGTTCGTCCAGCAGCAGCACATCGGGGCTGGCCACCAGCGAGCGGGCCAGGGCCACGCGTTTCTTGGTGCCGCCCGACAGGCCATCGATCGGCAGGTTGGCGTCCAGGTGCAGGCGCTGCAGGGTCTCGTCGACGCGTTGCTCCCAGTTCCAGCCATTTCGCGCTTCGATGAAGGTCATCAGCGCATCCAGGTCATCGCCTTCGGCGTGGGCCTCGAAACGTTCGCGTGCGGCCTTGACGTCGGCCAGGCCTTCACTGACGGTGCTGAACACCGTTGCGCCCTCTGAAAAGCTGGGCTCCTGCGGCACGTAGGACACCTCGATGCCGCTCTGAATCTGCAACTGCCCGTCATCGGGCTTTTCCAGGCCGGCCATGATCTTGAGCAGCGAGGACTTGCCCGTGCCATTGCGGCCGATCAGGCCGACACGCTCGCCGGTTTCCAGCGAGAACGCAGTGTGGTCAAGCAGGGCGACGTGGCCAAAAGCCAGGCAGGCGTCGCTCAGGGTCAAAACAGCCATGTGAAATCCAGTCAGGGGGCAACCCGCTATTGTCGCCGCTCGGGTGACAATGCGCGCATGTTGGTTTGGAAGTACCTGCGTTGGGCGCTGCGCTCGGCATTGTGGCTATGGCTGGCGAGCGTGTGGTTCTGGCCGGGCCTGGCTGCTGCCGCCCCGCTGGCCTTGCCCGGTCATGCACCGCAGGACGCCCAAGCCTGGCCACCGGTGAGGGTGGCGGACGGGCAGATCACCACACTGCGTGAGGCCGGCGTGCTGCCCGGCAGCGAAGTGGCGCCAGGGCCCCAGGCGGCCTGGCGCACGGTGACCTTGCCACACATCTGGCGCGAGACGCACGCGGCTTACCAGGGCACCATGTGGTACCGCTTTCGCGTGAACATGGTGCGTGCGCCCGATACGTTGTGGGCCGTCTACCTGCCTCGTGCCGTGATGAACGCGCAAGTCTGGGTCAATGGGGTGCCCATGGCCTATACCGGGTCCATGAGCCCACCGGTGACGCGCAACTGGTATGTGCCTTTGCTGGTGCAGGTGCCGGCTTCGGTCTGGCACGAGGGTGACAACGTCATCCATGTCAAGGTGGTCGGCGGGTTCATGAGCCGCGATGGCCTGGCGCCCGTGAAGGTCGGCCCCTTGTCCCTGCTGGAGCCACCCTACAAGACGCGCCTGTTTCTGCAGGTCGACGGCGCTTACTTTGCCAACACCGCGGTGCTGGCCCTGGGGGCCTTCATGATGATCGCCTGGATGCGTGATCGTGGGCAGGTCGCGATCGGCTTTCAGGGGGCCTCCGCCGTGTTGTGGGGCGTGGGCAATGGCGCTTACCTGGCGGCGCACCCATTTTTGAGCGACGTGTTCTGGGCACCGTTGTCGATCACGTGCATGGTGTGGTCGGCGCTGGCCATGTCGCTGTTCTTTCGGCGCTTTGTCGGCCGGCGCTCGCGTGCGGTCGAGCAGGGCATCCTGGCTTTGATGCTGGTGACGCCTTTGTGGGCGTGGGCCAGCACGTCCACCCATGCGGTCGCATTGGGTTATGGCCTGGCTTACCTTGTCTTCATGGTCTGCATGGTCCAGGCCATCCATGGCGTGATCAAGTCCAGGCGCCGTGATGGGGGCTGGCTGCTGGGCGGTTGTGTGCTGCTCGTGCCCGCCGCGGCGCACGATGTGGCCTTTCAGGTCAACCTGCTGCCGTTTGATGCCATCTACACGCTGCCCTTCGTGAGCCCGATCATGATGTCGTGCATCTTCTACGTGCTGGCGGGTGACTACGCCCGCTCGCGTCGTGCGCTCAACCGGCTCAATGGCAGCCTGGCGGAGACGCTGGTCCAGCGTGAGTCGGCCTTGCGCGAGAGCTTTGCGCGCCTGGCCGAGCTGGAGCGCGCGCAGGCGGTGTCGGCCGAGCGCAGCCGCATCCTGCGTGACATGCACGATGGCGTGGGGGCGCACCTGACCTCGGCCTTGAGGCAGTTGCAGTCACCCCGAGAAAACCAGGTGGACCTGGGCCTGGTGACCCAGACGCTGCGCGACTCGCTGGACCAGCTCAAACTGTCCATCGATGCCTTGTCTCTGCAAGCCGGTGATGTGGTCGGCTTGCTGGCCAGCTTGCGCTTTCGCATCACGCCACGCCTGAAGGCCTCCGGGCTGGAACTGGTGTGGGACGTGGCCGACCTGCCGCCCTGGCCGCAAGGCCACGCACCGGCCTTGCGCCAACTCCAGTACATCCTGTTCGAAGGCTTGTCCAACGTGCTGCAGCACTCCGGGGCCACGCGCCTGACCTTGTCGGCCCGTGCCATGCCGGATGGCCTGGAAGTCAGCCTGATCGACAACGGGCGAGGCTGGAGCGGCGAGGGCGAGGGCCATGGCCTGCAGGCCATGCGGGCCAGGGCCAGCGTGATCGGGGCTCGCATCGCTTTTCTGGCGCGCCCGGAAGGTGGTGCGGAGTTGCGCGTGAGCCTGCCGCTGCAGCCTGATCCCGCGCTTGATTTATCCTCATCACCATGAGTTCATTGGCAGCACAAGAAGTCTGGCGCGTGGTGCTGGTTGAAGACAACCAGGCCACACGGACCTTCCTCGAAACTTGCGTGAAAGGGCATGCCCAGTTGCGTCTGGCCGCGTCTTTTGCCACCTTGGCGCCGGCGCTTGCCTGGTTTGCCGAACAAGGCGCAGACCTGTTGCTGGTCGATCTGGGCCTGCCCGATGGCAGCGGCCTGGACTTGATGCGCGATGTGCGCCAGCAATGGCCGCAGTGCGACATGCTGGTGGTCTCGATGTTCGGCGACGAGGAAAACGTGCTGGCCAGCATCGAAGCCGGCGCCGTGGGCTATGTGCACAAGGACGACGAGGCCGCCGACATTGCCGACACGCTGCTGGCGGTCAAGCGTGGTGCGTCGCCCATCTCGCCCATGATCGCGCGGCATCTCTTGCGGCGCATGCAGCCGGCTGCGCAGGAGGCCAGGCGTGCCGAGCCTGCCGTGGCGGCACCGGAACCTGTCAGCACCGAGCCGGATTCACCCATCGTGCTCAGCCGCCGCGAGCAGGAGGTGCTGGAGTTCATCGCGCGTGGCTTCTCGTACGCCGAGATCGCCCGCCAGCAAGGCATCACCGTGCACACGGTGCAGACCTACATCAAGAAGCTCTACGGCAAGCTGGCCGTGCACTCGCGCAGCGAGGCGGTGTACGAGGCCAATCGTCTCGGCCTGCTCAACAACTTCGGCAGCCAGTTCAAGTCACAGGTTTGAGGCCCCGGCGGCCTCGCATCACGCCTGCACGCGTGCCTCCAGCGCGTCGATGAAGCGCTTGGCCACATCCCAACCTGTTTGCTGCGTGATCTCCTGAAAGCAGGTCGGGCTGGTCACGTTGATCTCGGTGAGCTGCTCGCCAATGATGTCCAGGCCCACCAGCATCAGGCCGCGTGCCGCCAGGATGGGCCCCAGGTGGCGAGCAATGGCCCAATCCGACTCGCTCAGCGGCTGGGCCACGCCCTTGCCACCGGCCGCCAGGTTGCCGCGCACTTCACCGCCTTGCGGGATGCGGGCCAGCGCGTAAGGCACCGGCTCGCCGTCGATCACCAGCACGCGCTTGTCGCCCTGTGCGATGGCGGGCAGGAACTTCTGCACCATGATGGTCTGCTGGCCGTCCTTGGTCAGGGTCTCGGCGATGCTGCCCAGGTTCAGGCCGTCGTCCTTCACGCGGAAGATGCCCATGCCGCCCATGCCGTCCAGAGGCTTGAGGATGATGTCCTGGTGCGTGGCATGAAAGGCTCGCACCGCCTCGATACTGCGCGTGACCAGCGTGGGCGCGATGTAAAGCGGAAATTCGAGGATGGCCAGCTTCTCCGGGTGCTCACGCAGGGCCTGCGGCTTGTTGAACACCTTGGCGCCTTCTCGCTCAGCTTGCGTGAGCAGGTGGGTGGTGTAGAGGTATTCCGCGTCGAACGGCGGGTCCTTGCGCATCAGCACCGCGTCCATGCTGGTCAGCGTGATCTCGGCGGCTTCCAGCTCTTCGAACCAGTCGTGTTCGTCGCCCGTCAGGCTGATGCGGCGGGATTGCGCCTGCACCTGGCCACCACGTTGCCACACGATGTCCTGGGGCTCGCAAGCCCACAGCTCGTGGCCGCGGGAGGCCGCCTCGCGCATCATCGCGAAGGTGCTGTCCTTGTAGGTCTTGAAGGTGTGCAGCGGGTCGGCGACGAAGAGGAGCTTCATGGTGAGTCGGTGTCGTTGGCAGGGCGATGGTGGAAGTTTTCCACGAACAGCGTGAGCGTGCCAGCCACCAGCCCCCAGAAGGCCGAGCCCACGCCCAATATGGTCACGCCCGACAGCGTCACCAGAAACGTGATAAGCGCCGCTTCACGGAAACGGTCTTCGCGCAGGGCGGCGGCCAGCCCGTTGGCAATGGTGCCTAGCAAGGCCAGGCCCGCCACGCCCATGATCAAGGCGGCCGGGAAGGCATTGAGCAGGCCGGCCACCGCCCCGCCCAGCAAACCCATCACGATGTAGAACAGCCCGCCCATCACGGCCGCGGTATACCGCTTGGTTTTGTCCGCGTGGGCATGTGGGTTGAGCACGATGGCCGCGGTGATGGCGGCCAGGTTGAAGGTGTAGCCCCCGAACGGTGCCAGCAGGATGGTGGCCACGCCGGACCAGCTCATCAACGGCGACACCGGTGCCGCGTAACCCGATACCCGGATCGCCGAGATACCCGGCACCGCCTGCGAGGCCATGGTCACGATGAACAAAGGCAGCCCCATGCCGATCACGGCATGCCAGGACCACTGCGGCGTGACCCACACCGGCTTGGCCCAGCTCAGCGTGAGCACCTGGGTGTTGAGCAGGCCCTGCGCTGCAGCCAGGCCCGAACCCAGCAGCAACACGCCCAGCACGGCATAACGTGGCCACCAGCGCTTGCCCACCAGATAGGTGAGCAGCATGGCCACCACCAGCGTGGGATGGGTGGTGGCACCCGCAAACGCCATCAAGGCGAACTTGGCCAGGATGCCCGCCAGCAGGGCCGATGCCAGCGCCACGGGGATGCGGTCCATGATGCGCTCGAACCAGCGCGTCACGCCGCACAGCAGCATCAGCACGCCGCACACCAGGAAGGCCCCGGTGGCCTCACCCAGCGAGACGCCGGTTGCCGCACTGGCGATCACGGCCGCACCGGGCGTAGACCAGGTGATCAGGATGGGCGCGCGCGTCCACAGCGACAGGCCAATGGTGGTCAGGCCCATGCCGAGCCCAAGGGCCAGCACCCAGGAACTCACCTGG contains:
- a CDS encoding efflux RND transporter periplasmic adaptor subunit, whose amino-acid sequence is MTAPAGAWGQVIKASVPPSSAMSANALDKREIRAQLMPRRYTTLAAEIGAKVKQLPVVEGARFKAGDKLVGFDCALQQTQLSKAQAAQDAADKTWKANQRLADLNAVGKVELDVSQAELAKARAEVASYMVMLSKCSITAPFSGRVAEQKVREQQFVQAGQPLLDIIDDSALELEFIVPSKWLVWLKPQQRFQVLIDETGKTYPAKVQRIGARVDPVSQSIKLSAVVDGRFQELIAGMSGRVLVTPPSGP
- a CDS encoding TolC family protein, with translation MLAPFQRLSWVLATACAIALLGGCASLKPEPLTTAEIKQAAAADRQQMQQGIEPLKGPLTLDEAIARALKYNLNRRVQMMAEAVAQGQFDAGQYDMLPKLVASAGYRDRNKDLITRSTDSVTGQPSLANPFISSDRSATTTGLTFTWSLLDFGQSYYASRQNADRVLVATEQRRKAMHTLIQDVRTAFWRTAGAQKLRDSVRSTIADSEDALNDARKVSNERVRNPQEPLRYQRQLLENLRLLETIEQELSTAQIELASLVNLPLGQAITVTEPDENADRALLDMPVEQMEEQAIVHNADLRMSLYNARIARLETRRAMLKMFPGISFSYSVNNSNDSYLINQNWNEAGAQISFNLLGLFAAPSQMRLADAGVALAEQQRMATQMALMTQLHVARLQYGNAVLQFERADAIWKVDKEIASQVALREQAQTQTKLDRVSNNTAAIVSQLRRYQALAQMQAAAGRLQATLGLEPQVPDGRQLSLDELTLKVSAALTPPAEPDQLHASGADAH
- a CDS encoding ATP-binding cassette domain-containing protein, with the translated sequence MAVLTLSDACLAFGHVALLDHTAFSLETGERVGLIGRNGTGKSSLLKIMAGLEKPDDGQLQIQSGIEVSYVPQEPSFSEGATVFSTVSEGLADVKAARERFEAHAEGDDLDALMTFIEARNGWNWEQRVDETLQRLHLDANLPIDGLSGGTKKRVALARSLVASPDVLLLDEPTNHLDLDAITWLEELLVAFKGSIVLISHDRAFLDNVCTRIVELDRGILRSYPGNFAAYVTLKEQQLADEALANARFDKLLAQEEVWIRKGVEARRTRSVARIKRLEDLRSARASRRDVVGRARMEVSQGDRSGKIVAELDNVSKSYNGRAVVKGFTGTILRGDKVGLVGPNGAGKTTLLKMILGELAPDSGTVKQGANLNVAYFDQMRDNLNLDATLADFISPGSEWIEINGSRKHVMGYLQDFLFSPARANSPVRTLSGGERNRLLLARLFAKPSNVLVLDEPTNDLDIDTLDLLEDLLDEYPGTVFLVSHDRRFLDNVVTSTLVAEGDGAWREYEGGVEDWLIQSRRAKAISAGKPGAATIATSSKQAPEANTRTPVAVAADTAAPVAPAAPVVAQPKRKLSYKEQRELEELPARIEALETEQAELNKQLADPDIYRKEGANVAAMHARVEVIDEELMTLLERWERLSA
- a CDS encoding sensor histidine kinase; amino-acid sequence: MLVWKYLRWALRSALWLWLASVWFWPGLAAAAPLALPGHAPQDAQAWPPVRVADGQITTLREAGVLPGSEVAPGPQAAWRTVTLPHIWRETHAAYQGTMWYRFRVNMVRAPDTLWAVYLPRAVMNAQVWVNGVPMAYTGSMSPPVTRNWYVPLLVQVPASVWHEGDNVIHVKVVGGFMSRDGLAPVKVGPLSLLEPPYKTRLFLQVDGAYFANTAVLALGAFMMIAWMRDRGQVAIGFQGASAVLWGVGNGAYLAAHPFLSDVFWAPLSITCMVWSALAMSLFFRRFVGRRSRAVEQGILALMLVTPLWAWASTSTHAVALGYGLAYLVFMVCMVQAIHGVIKSRRRDGGWLLGGCVLLVPAAAHDVAFQVNLLPFDAIYTLPFVSPIMMSCIFYVLAGDYARSRRALNRLNGSLAETLVQRESALRESFARLAELERAQAVSAERSRILRDMHDGVGAHLTSALRQLQSPRENQVDLGLVTQTLRDSLDQLKLSIDALSLQAGDVVGLLASLRFRITPRLKASGLELVWDVADLPPWPQGHAPALRQLQYILFEGLSNVLQHSGATRLTLSARAMPDGLEVSLIDNGRGWSGEGEGHGLQAMRARASVIGARIAFLARPEGGAELRVSLPLQPDPALDLSSSP
- a CDS encoding response regulator transcription factor, with product MSSLAAQEVWRVVLVEDNQATRTFLETCVKGHAQLRLAASFATLAPALAWFAEQGADLLLVDLGLPDGSGLDLMRDVRQQWPQCDMLVVSMFGDEENVLASIEAGAVGYVHKDDEAADIADTLLAVKRGASPISPMIARHLLRRMQPAAQEARRAEPAVAAPEPVSTEPDSPIVLSRREQEVLEFIARGFSYAEIARQQGITVHTVQTYIKKLYGKLAVHSRSEAVYEANRLGLLNNFGSQFKSQV
- the gshB gene encoding glutathione synthase; its protein translation is MKLLFVADPLHTFKTYKDSTFAMMREAASRGHELWACEPQDIVWQRGGQVQAQSRRISLTGDEHDWFEELEAAEITLTSMDAVLMRKDPPFDAEYLYTTHLLTQAEREGAKVFNKPQALREHPEKLAILEFPLYIAPTLVTRSIEAVRAFHATHQDIILKPLDGMGGMGIFRVKDDGLNLGSIAETLTKDGQQTIMVQKFLPAIAQGDKRVLVIDGEPVPYALARIPQGGEVRGNLAAGGKGVAQPLSESDWAIARHLGPILAARGLMLVGLDIIGEQLTEINVTSPTCFQEITQQTGWDVAKRFIDALEARVQA
- a CDS encoding benzoate/H(+) symporter BenE family transporter, with the translated sequence MLRDLSPAAVSAGFVATLVGFTSTIALIFHAARSLGATPDQVSSWVLALGLGMGLTTIGLSLWTRAPILITWSTPGAAVIASAATGVSLGEATGAFLVCGVLMLLCGVTRWFERIMDRIPVALASALLAGILAKFALMAFAGATTHPTLVVAMLLTYLVGKRWWPRYAVLGVLLLGSGLAAAQGLLNTQVLTLSWAKPVWVTPQWSWHAVIGMGLPLFIVTMASQAVPGISAIRVSGYAAPVSPLMSWSGVATILLAPFGGYTFNLAAITAAIVLNPHAHADKTKRYTAAVMGGLFYIVMGLLGGAVAGLLNAFPAALIMGVAGLALLGTIANGLAAALREDRFREAALITFLVTLSGVTILGVGSAFWGLVAGTLTLFVENFHHRPANDTDSP